A single window of Rhipicephalus microplus isolate Deutch F79 chromosome 5, USDA_Rmic, whole genome shotgun sequence DNA harbors:
- the LOC119187281 gene encoding uncharacterized protein LOC119187281 translates to MRNAVATFALLLVLGATAWAEDEKDKEGLGYVMAFPMEEPKPSGGRVETVVVESSKAEDLRQVLGAYKAATRLRQRQQQQPPQPLPLPMQRMPPPDQKPPLLLLVVHAPRPSGPVPFRVGPPMPGPPPGFLQGPPPAPHPGMNPYAMLPAPPVGPAQVQMPAPPTAHPPRSHAPPVVTQRANNGPRDNGPGMHFAIVQEPYIVNTVMHAPSMMRPAFMPGPALFSGPPSPPPPPPHPMMHGAHPMMHPHHMMHHDSPIMMRGPPMSHGPQMMHSPSMMVPVPAFLPAPPMIPPFMMHGPPMMPGGPIMHGPPMMPSPAAMMYGHMGRPRVGQVVVMPVAVLLAERPEPQREAPREKSTPPPPSQPSTPQPATRRMTTMERLGVNYAPEEEDDDELSPMATIRAANTVLRMLMSS, encoded by the exons GTGCCACCGCCTGGGCGGAGGATGAGAAGGACAAGGAAGGACTG GGCTACGTGATGGCCTTCCCCATGGAAGAGCCCAAGCCATCCGGTGGCCGCGTCGAGACGGTGGTCGTGGAGTCTTCCAAGGCCGAGGACCTGCGCCAAGTACTGGGCGCCTACAAGGCGGCCACCAGGCTTAGGCagcgtcagcagcagcagcctccacAGCCCCTGCCACTTCCGATGCAGCGCATGCCACCACCTGATCAGAAGCCACCGCTGCTGCTTCTTGTGGTGCACGCACCCCGGCCCTCGGGTCCAGTGCCGTTCAGAGTGGGTCCTCCGATGCCCGGACCGCCACCCGGCTTCCTCCAGGGCCCACCCCCGGCTCCTCACCCCGGCATGAACCCGTACGCCATGCTTCCAGCACCGCCCGTCGGCCCCGCTCAGGTTCAGATGCCCGCTCCGCCAACGGCGCACCCACCGAGATCCCACGCTCCTCCCGTCGTCACCCAGCGCGCTAACAATGGACCCCGAGACAACGGGCCAGGCATGCACTTCGCCATCGTCCAGGAGCCGTACATCGTCAACACCGTGATGCACGCGCCGTCCATGATGCGGCCCGCGTTCATGCCCGGTCCCGCTTTGTTCTCCGGACCTCCATctcctccgccgccgccacctCACCCGATGATGCACGGCGCACACCCCATGATGCACCCACACCACATGATGCACCACGACTCGCCCATAATGATGCGCGGTCCACCGATGTCGCATGGACCCCAGATGATGCACAGTCCTTCCATGATGGTGCCCGTCCCCGCGTTTTTGCCCGCTCCGCCGATGATACCTCCGTTCATGATGCATGGTCCTCCGATGATGCCCGGCGGTCCGATTATGCACGGACCTCCCATGATGCCATCTCCAGCCGCCATGATGTACGGTCACATGGGCAGGCCGCGGGTCGGACAAGTGGTTGTGATGCCGGTCGCGGTGCTGCTCGCCGAGCGACCCGAACCACAGCGTGAGGCTCCGCGTGAGAAGTCAACTCCACCGCCACCTTCCCAGCCTTCGACTCCACAACCA GCAACTCGGAGAATGACGACTATGGAGCGCCTCGGCGTTAACTACGCACCCGAGgaggaagacgacgatgaacTTAGCCCGATGGCGACCATCCGGGCAGCCAACACTGTTCTGCGCATGCTCATGAGCAGCTAG